CAAATTGTGTATGTGTCCGAAGGAGAGGATGATGGGGTAAACATATACATGATGGGCATCGATGGGAGCAACCGTACTGACCTGACCCCCGGTCAGCTCACAGGATTTCAGCCCCGGTTTTCGCCGAATGGATCAGAAATAGTATTTGACACGAACTACCCTGAATTTGCTGAAAATTTTGCTATTTTCATCATGCGTACAGATGGAACTAATCTCAGACAGCTCACGGGTGGACCGGATGAGACTACATTCCACATTAATTCGCAGTTTACTCCGGACGGGACCAGGATTCTCTTTGAAGGAGATGGGGGCTATTATTACTTAATGAATACGGATGGGACTGAGCGGACACAACTGCCCACTAGCATAGTATACAACTTCGGGGCTCAGTTTTCCCTTGACGGGTCGCGGATTGGCTTCATGTCCCTCAGGGAGGGCGGCAATCAGGAGGTTTTTGTTATTAATGTGGATGGGAGCGATGAGCGCAACCTGACAAATAATCCTGCCCAGGATTATCCCACTGAATTCTCAGGAGACGGCTCGCAGATCATGTTCGGCTCAGACCGGGAAGGCAACTACGAAGTCTACCTTTTAGAGGTGGATGGCGGCGCAGTAACCAGACTGACCCATCATCCCGCAAATGATTTCCCCGGGCGATTCCAGCCACAACCCTAGTCGTTCGGGAATTGAGCCGGATGATCCCCTCTCTCTGGTGTAGCTAGACGCACGGCGGCGAGCAAGGGATTGGATAGAAGGTCGCGTTTTGACTGATGCTTGCCTCGGCCCCCGTAGCGATGCGGAGTCTAGCGTGGGACCGCCCTGGGAGGAAACTCGGATACTTAATGCCTGTATCGCACGAAAACACAGCGTATACTACGACATAAGCTCATATCCATTGCACATCACGTCCATGCTAATGCAGACAAAGTTTGCCGGCTGTGTTGTCATCTTTTGCTTCCTGTTGGCTGCCTGTGAAGATCCCTTCACCGATTCCGGTGATTCCGATGGTGAAAAGGACTGCCTCACCACTGCCGGTGATGTTCTCCTGCCCATGGCCGAAGGCAACTATTGGACGAGCGAGCAACTAAATTTTTGTGACGGTATGCCGGAAGATAGGCGCG
The Candidatus Neomarinimicrobiota bacterium genome window above contains:
- a CDS encoding PD40 domain-containing protein translates to MNRAAGLAAGFFLLLAGCEAPDEHFSSHKIVFVSDRDGSRQIYIMDADGSNQTRLTEDAIDYAEPQFSPDGLKILYSSNASSAGGDADIFIMNIDGSNQTNLTNRKGLDFAPRISPDGTQIVYVSEGEDDGVNIYMMGIDGSNRTDLTPGQLTGFQPRFSPNGSEIVFDTNYPEFAENFAIFIMRTDGTNLRQLTGGPDETTFHINSQFTPDGTRILFEGDGGYYYLMNTDGTERTQLPTSIVYNFGAQFSLDGSRIGFMSLREGGNQEVFVINVDGSDERNLTNNPAQDYPTEFSGDGSQIMFGSDREGNYEVYLLEVDGGAVTRLTHHPANDFPGRFQPQP